The Arthrobacter sp. D5-1 genome segment GGACCTTGGTGGAAACCCTTTGGGGACCATGGGGACACCGACTCGCCAACGACCTCGGCGCCGGAGCCGCCGCAGCACTCCGCCAACAGGGTGGCCTGATGGCCCGGATCAAGGACTTTCTGGCTGCCGCCAGCGGCTGGGATCCAAACGGCGCCCAGCCCGGGCCCCTTGGAGACCGCCGCCCACCAGTCCTCCAGTGGGAACCCGGCGACCAGCCACACACATGGCACTGGGCGCCTGCGACCCCCGAGACGTTGCCGCACCACCTGAACAACCACGGAGAATCATGACCACAACAGCCGAAACCCTGGGCCTGCTTCCCTTGCACACCTTGGTGGACGAGCAGACCGGGATCATCCGCAGGGTCCGTCCCGTTCTCACCCCGGAGAACGCCCCACCCGCATACACGTCCATGACCGCGGAGGTATCGAACGCGCGGTGGCTGGGAGACTGGCCCGCCGACCGCGTTTCACTGGGCACCACGTTCGGCGACAGCCGGCAAGCCTGGATCGCGGCCGTCGCCGAAGGCATGGAACGGTACTGCGGCAACTTCATCCCCGCAGACCTCCCGGACCACCACTACTTCACCGGGACGGCCCGTGAGCTGACGGCGTCAGGCCGGGCCGCCGTCGGGCTTGAACAACTGCCGCGATTCGCGGACTGGCAGCTGGAGCGTGCGGCATTCCCCTACCGGAACCTCGACGCCGATACTCCCGCGCTGTGGACAGCGTGCAGGCGGGAATCTGACAGCTCGGAGGTGTGGCTTCCTGCGAGCCTCACCCTCCTGAACTGGCGGCAACGGCGCTTCCGTGACCTCCCGCGGATCCATCATCTGAACTACGCGGGGATCGCCACCGGGCAGGGCCGCGCTGATGCCACGGACAGGGCGGTGCTGGAAACCATCGAACGCGACGCCCTGGAACTGTGGTGGCATTTGGACGGTCCCACCCGCGGTATCAGGCCGGAGAGTGTTCCCGGGCTGGTGGACGCCATGGCCGGTTGCTGGCTGCAGTACTGGGTGGTGGAAATGCCCAGTGAGTTCGCACCCTGCATGGCGGCCCTGGTGTTCGATCCGGACACGGGGCTGTACGCCGCCGGATTCTCCTGCAAGAACGAACCCGCTGAAGCGGCACGCAAGGCAGTCCTGGAGGCTGTCCACACCTGGATCTACTCCCAAGGTGCCACCGACGCGGACGGTTGGGTGTTCCAAGCGGTGGAGGCAGGGCTCATGGCCAAGGGGCTGTACTTGGAACACCGTGAAGACCGTCAATACCTGGACGACGTGGGGCCCGGGTTCGGTTCAGTCCGCGACCTCGGTGCGCATGTTCAGGTGTGGCTTGATCCCCGGACACACGTCCTTGCGGAACGCTTCACCAAGCCCGCAGGTGGGCTGGTGGACATTGCTGCCGTGGATGACGTGTCCATGCCGGAGCTCTACAGGCGGCTGGAATCGGCCGGCCACACCGTCTATACCCGTGAACTGACCACTCCCGACGTCGCGGCGACCGGCCTGAGTGTTGTCCGCGCCGTGGTGGGAGGGCTGGTTCCCAACGCACCGGCCGCTTTCGCCTACCTCGGCTGCCGCAGGTTCGCCACGGCGGCGTTGGAGCGCGGGTGGCGTGAAACGGCGCCGGCCCTGCCTGAGGACTTCACCCTCACCCCGCCTCCCCACATGTAATGGACGTCCCCCACGTACTCCTAGCCCCAGGATTTGCCCGCGCCTGGAGCCACGAGGTTCCCGGTCCCGTGCAGCCGCCCGGCCCTCAAGGTTCCCCGGCGTCCGGCACAGTTGAGAGCCAGCGGCATGATGGGCTCCCGGTGGCCGCCATGCTGCGGGCCATCTGGTGGAGCGAGGACTTCCACCCGAATCCCGCAACCGGCCTGCCCGGGAAGGTGCGGAAACGCCCAGTGCCGTCGGCCGGCGGGTGCTACCCGGTGCAACTGCGGGTCCTCTGCGGGGAAGGCTGCGACGTGCCGCCCGGAACATACGTGTTTAACGGCACCGGATTCAACGGCAGCGGCGGTGAGCTGCTACGCCTGCGGAACCACGACGACGGTCTGCGGGCACCCGCGCGGGGCGCCGTCGTCGTGCTGACCGTGCTGCCGCAGCGAACCCTGGCAAAGTACC includes the following:
- a CDS encoding YcaO-like family protein, whose protein sequence is MTTTAETLGLLPLHTLVDEQTGIIRRVRPVLTPENAPPAYTSMTAEVSNARWLGDWPADRVSLGTTFGDSRQAWIAAVAEGMERYCGNFIPADLPDHHYFTGTARELTASGRAAVGLEQLPRFADWQLERAAFPYRNLDADTPALWTACRRESDSSEVWLPASLTLLNWRQRRFRDLPRIHHLNYAGIATGQGRADATDRAVLETIERDALELWWHLDGPTRGIRPESVPGLVDAMAGCWLQYWVVEMPSEFAPCMAALVFDPDTGLYAAGFSCKNEPAEAARKAVLEAVHTWIYSQGATDADGWVFQAVEAGLMAKGLYLEHREDRQYLDDVGPGFGSVRDLGAHVQVWLDPRTHVLAERFTKPAGGLVDIAAVDDVSMPELYRRLESAGHTVYTRELTTPDVAATGLSVVRAVVGGLVPNAPAAFAYLGCRRFATAALERGWRETAPALPEDFTLTPPPHM